A genomic window from Slackia heliotrinireducens DSM 20476 includes:
- the proC gene encoding pyrroline-5-carboxylate reductase has product MYKIGFIGCGNMGSAMLRGVVSKGDVAPSDIIVAEPLQEKADAVAAEFGVNVTTDNTVAAQSELLVLAIKPQVYAVVLEGLSEALGPDTLLLSLAPGKTLAYLAEATKCTRITRLMPNTPAAVGEGMTSVVYNDACTEADKQAVMDFVTSFGRAQVIPEHLIDAATAIAGCSPAYVYMFIEAMADAAVIEGMPRAQAYQYAAQAVLGSAKMVIESGKHPAELKDAVCSPGGTTIAGLRALEKAGFRSAVIEGLEATCEKARNL; this is encoded by the coding sequence ATGTATAAAATCGGTTTCATCGGCTGCGGCAACATGGGTTCCGCCATGCTGCGCGGCGTCGTGTCCAAGGGCGACGTGGCCCCGTCCGACATCATCGTGGCCGAACCCCTTCAGGAGAAGGCCGATGCTGTGGCGGCCGAGTTCGGCGTGAACGTGACCACCGACAACACGGTTGCCGCGCAGTCCGAGCTGCTGGTCCTGGCTATCAAGCCTCAGGTGTATGCCGTGGTGCTCGAAGGGCTTTCCGAAGCCCTGGGACCCGATACGCTTCTTCTGTCGCTTGCCCCCGGCAAAACCCTTGCCTATCTTGCTGAAGCAACCAAGTGCACCCGCATCACGCGGCTCATGCCGAACACGCCAGCGGCGGTGGGAGAGGGCATGACCTCCGTCGTCTACAACGACGCCTGCACCGAAGCGGACAAGCAGGCGGTCATGGATTTCGTCACATCGTTCGGACGCGCACAGGTCATCCCCGAGCATCTGATCGACGCGGCAACCGCCATCGCAGGCTGCTCTCCTGCCTATGTATATATGTTCATCGAGGCTATGGCCGACGCCGCGGTTATCGAGGGCATGCCCCGCGCGCAGGCCTACCAATACGCCGCGCAGGCGGTGCTGGGCTCTGCCAAGATGGTCATCGAGTCTGGCAAGCACCCTGCCGAGCTGAAGGATGCGGTCTGCTCGCCTGGCGGCACCACCATAGCCGGCCTGCGTGCGTTGGAGAAGGCCGGGTTCCGCTCGGCAGTCATCGAAGGGCTTGAGGCGACCTGCGAAAAGGCCCGCAACCTGTAA
- the rpsG gene encoding 30S ribosomal protein S7, producing MPRRAAATRREVQPDARYNNRLVTQLINKVLLDGKKSVAEGIVYGAFDIVAEKTGQDPLTVFKKAMDNVRPTLEVKPKRIGGATYQVPMEVAPRRATTLAIRWLVDFSRKRKEHTMAQRLAQEIIDASENTGASVKRREDLYKMAESNRAFSHYRF from the coding sequence ATGCCGCGTCGTGCAGCAGCAACCCGCCGCGAAGTGCAGCCGGATGCAAGGTACAACAATCGTTTGGTCACGCAGCTGATCAATAAGGTCCTCCTGGACGGCAAGAAGTCCGTCGCAGAAGGCATTGTCTATGGTGCGTTTGACATCGTCGCCGAAAAGACCGGCCAGGATCCGCTGACCGTCTTCAAGAAGGCCATGGACAACGTTCGCCCCACGCTGGAGGTCAAGCCCAAGCGTATCGGTGGCGCTACCTATCAGGTCCCCATGGAGGTCGCACCCCGTCGTGCCACCACCCTGGCCATCCGCTGGCTCGTCGACTTCTCCCGCAAGCGCAAGGAGCACACCATGGCTCAGCGCCTTGCTCAGGAGATCATCGACGCCTCTGAGAACACCGGTGCTTCCGTGAAGCGTCGCGAGGATCTCTACAAGATGGCCGAATCCAACCGTGCGTTCTCGCACTATCGTTTCTAG
- the rpsL gene encoding 30S ribosomal protein S12, whose amino-acid sequence MPTINQLVRKGRAKQVDKRKTPALKGNPQKRGVCTRVYTTTPKKPNSALRKVARVRLVNGMEVTAYIPGEGHKLQEHSMVLIRGGRVKDLPGVRYKIIRAALDCTPVDGRKQARSRYGAKRPK is encoded by the coding sequence TTGCCTACCATTAACCAGCTGGTCCGCAAGGGCCGCGCCAAGCAGGTCGACAAAAGGAAGACCCCGGCGCTCAAGGGTAACCCCCAGAAGCGTGGCGTGTGCACTCGTGTGTACACCACCACCCCTAAAAAGCCGAACTCGGCACTGCGCAAGGTCGCACGTGTCCGTCTGGTCAACGGCATGGAAGTCACCGCGTACATCCCCGGTGAAGGCCACAAACTTCAGGAGCACTCCATGGTGCTCATCCGTGGCGGTCGTGTTAAGGACCTCCCCGGCGTTCGTTACAAGATCATCCGTGCAGCTCTCGACTGCACGCCCGTTGATGGTCGCAAGCAGGCCCGCAGCCGTTACGGTGCGAAGCGCCCCAAGTAG
- a CDS encoding manganese-dependent inorganic pyrophosphatase, producing the protein MTETIYVVGHKNPDNDAISAAIGFAAFKNAICARDGIDAVYKPVRLGPLPVETAFNLERYGVEEPELIERVGEGDKVALVDHNEVRQSVDGIEDAEIVEIVDHHRIGGMVTAAPIPFTNRPTGSTAGIVTSLFRAEDLPIPQPIAACLLSACLTDTVILKSPTTTPFDHNQVAYLSTLLSVDPVEFGMELFRKRGGESEMDIDKLVGADSKEFAYRDKVVYIAQRETVDLKAVLDREDEIREYMKGLCESKGYEFAILMATDILAEGTQLLVEGNTAAVDAIFDITCQPGGVWMPGVLSRKKQIAAAVLGA; encoded by the coding sequence ATGACTGAAACCATTTACGTCGTCGGTCACAAGAACCCTGACAACGATGCTATTTCCGCCGCCATCGGCTTTGCTGCTTTCAAGAACGCCATCTGCGCCCGCGACGGCATCGATGCTGTCTATAAGCCCGTCCGCCTGGGCCCGCTGCCCGTTGAAACGGCCTTCAACCTCGAACGCTACGGCGTGGAGGAGCCCGAGCTCATCGAGCGTGTTGGCGAAGGCGACAAGGTGGCCCTGGTCGACCATAACGAGGTCCGCCAGTCCGTGGACGGCATCGAGGACGCCGAGATCGTCGAAATCGTCGACCACCATCGCATCGGCGGCATGGTGACCGCGGCTCCCATTCCGTTCACCAACCGTCCCACCGGCTCCACCGCAGGCATTGTGACCAGTCTGTTCCGCGCCGAGGACCTGCCCATCCCGCAGCCCATCGCCGCGTGCCTGCTGTCCGCCTGCCTGACCGACACGGTCATCCTGAAGTCGCCCACCACCACGCCCTTCGACCACAACCAGGTGGCCTACCTGTCCACGCTGCTGAGCGTCGATCCTGTCGAATTCGGCATGGAGCTCTTCCGTAAGCGCGGCGGCGAGTCCGAAATGGACATCGACAAGCTGGTCGGCGCCGACTCCAAGGAATTCGCGTACCGCGACAAGGTCGTCTACATCGCACAGCGAGAGACCGTCGACCTGAAGGCCGTGCTCGACCGCGAGGACGAAATCCGCGAATACATGAAGGGCCTGTGCGAGTCCAAGGGCTATGAGTTCGCAATCCTCATGGCCACCGACATCCTGGCCGAAGGCACGCAGCTGCTGGTGGAAGGCAACACCGCCGCAGTTGACGCTATCTTCGACATCACCTGCCAGCCCGGCGGCGTGTGGATGCCCGGCGTGCTCTCCCGCAAGAAGCAGATCGCGGCAGCGGTCCTTGGCGCCTAA
- the rpsJ gene encoding 30S ribosomal protein S10 — protein sequence MANQKIRIRLKGYDHEIVDQSTKLIVDTAQKTGAKVSGPIPLPTERNLYCVVRGPHVDKDSREQFEMRTHKRLIDILEPTQSTVDSLMRLDLPAGVDIEIKL from the coding sequence GTGGCTAATCAAAAGATCCGCATCCGCCTGAAGGGCTACGATCATGAAATCGTGGATCAGTCCACGAAGCTGATTGTGGACACCGCCCAGAAGACCGGTGCAAAGGTCTCCGGACCTATTCCCCTGCCCACCGAGCGCAACCTGTACTGCGTCGTTCGCGGTCCCCATGTCGACAAGGACTCCCGTGAACAGTTCGAGATGCGTACGCACAAGCGCCTGATCGACATCCTGGAGCCGACCCAGAGCACCGTTGACTCGCTCATGCGTCTCGATCTCCCGGCTGGTGTCGACATCGAGATCAAGCTGTAA
- the fusA gene encoding elongation factor G, producing the protein MADKKTSLKNTRNIGIMAHIDAGKTTTTERILYYTGKTHKIGEVHEGAATMDWMVQEQERGVTITSAATTTFWEKDGVEHRIQIIDTPGHVDFTAEVERSLRVLDGAVAVFDAVAGVQPQSETVWRQAHRYGVPRIAYINKYDRVGSDFFHAIDTMKTRLDAPAVAAQIPMGAEDNFWGLVDLVTMTAWDFKADDKGMTYPEQLPEIPAEFVEQAQEYRQILVDAAADFDDDLMEKVLMDEEFTVEELKNAIRKGTIACELNPVFVGSSYKNKGVQELLDAVCDYLPSPVDVPAIKGTIPGKDEEGERPSDEKAPFAALAFKIMTDPYVGKLTYFRVYSGKVEAGSYVLNSTKDKKERIGRILEMNANERIDRDYCAAGDIVAAVGLKNTTTGDTLCAENAPIILESMEFADPVIDIAIEPKTKAEQDKMGIALQKLAEEDPTFRVSTNHETGQTIIAGMGELHLEIIVDRLLREFKVEANVGKPQVAYREKATVPALNVQGKFVRQSGGRGQYGDCVINMYPAEPGEGYKFENKIVGGVVPKEYIPSIDKGIQEALESGVLAGFPVEDVRVELIDGSYHDVDSSEAAFKVAGSMAIKAALRKGQPVILEPVMAVEVETPEEYIGFVMGDIPSRRGLIQGQEQRGNAVCISAKVPLSNMFGYATDLRSGTQGRAVYTMQFDSYEPVPKSVQEEIISKAGGSAS; encoded by the coding sequence ATGGCAGATAAGAAAACATCCCTCAAGAATACGCGCAACATCGGCATCATGGCCCACATCGACGCGGGCAAGACGACGACCACCGAGCGTATTCTGTATTACACCGGCAAGACCCATAAGATCGGTGAGGTGCATGAGGGCGCTGCAACCATGGACTGGATGGTCCAGGAGCAGGAGCGCGGCGTAACCATTACGTCCGCCGCTACCACCACCTTCTGGGAGAAGGATGGCGTCGAGCACCGCATCCAGATCATCGACACCCCGGGCCACGTGGACTTCACGGCCGAGGTCGAGCGCTCCCTGCGCGTTCTTGACGGCGCCGTCGCCGTCTTCGACGCTGTCGCCGGCGTTCAGCCCCAGTCCGAAACCGTTTGGCGCCAGGCTCATCGTTACGGCGTTCCCCGCATCGCCTACATCAACAAGTACGACCGCGTCGGTTCCGACTTCTTCCATGCTATCGACACCATGAAGACCCGTCTGGACGCCCCCGCAGTCGCCGCCCAGATCCCCATGGGCGCAGAGGACAACTTCTGGGGCCTGGTGGACCTGGTTACCATGACCGCCTGGGACTTCAAGGCTGACGATAAGGGCATGACCTATCCCGAGCAGCTGCCTGAGATTCCTGCCGAGTTCGTCGAGCAGGCTCAGGAGTACCGCCAGATCCTCGTTGACGCCGCCGCCGACTTCGACGACGACCTCATGGAGAAGGTCCTGATGGACGAGGAGTTCACCGTCGAGGAGCTCAAGAACGCCATCCGCAAGGGCACCATCGCCTGCGAGCTGAACCCTGTTTTCGTCGGTTCTTCCTACAAGAACAAGGGCGTCCAGGAACTGCTCGACGCAGTGTGCGACTACCTGCCCAGCCCGGTCGACGTGCCCGCCATCAAGGGCACCATCCCCGGCAAGGACGAGGAAGGCGAGCGCCCCTCCGACGAGAAGGCTCCCTTCGCAGCCTTGGCATTCAAGATCATGACCGACCCCTACGTCGGCAAGCTGACCTACTTCCGCGTGTACTCCGGCAAGGTCGAAGCTGGCTCTTACGTCCTGAACTCCACGAAGGACAAGAAGGAGCGCATCGGCCGCATCCTGGAGATGAACGCCAACGAGCGTATCGACCGCGACTACTGCGCCGCCGGTGACATCGTCGCCGCCGTCGGTCTGAAGAACACCACCACGGGTGACACGCTGTGCGCCGAGAACGCACCCATCATCCTGGAGTCCATGGAGTTCGCCGACCCGGTTATCGACATCGCCATCGAGCCCAAGACCAAGGCTGAGCAGGACAAGATGGGCATCGCCCTTCAGAAGCTCGCCGAAGAGGACCCGACGTTCCGCGTGTCCACCAACCATGAGACCGGCCAGACCATCATCGCCGGCATGGGCGAGCTGCACCTGGAGATCATCGTCGACCGTCTGCTCCGCGAGTTCAAGGTCGAGGCTAACGTCGGCAAACCGCAGGTTGCCTACCGCGAGAAGGCCACCGTGCCTGCTCTCAACGTTCAGGGCAAGTTCGTCCGCCAGTCCGGCGGCCGCGGCCAGTACGGCGACTGCGTCATCAACATGTACCCTGCCGAGCCTGGCGAGGGCTACAAGTTCGAGAACAAGATCGTCGGCGGCGTTGTGCCCAAGGAGTACATCCCGTCCATCGATAAGGGCATCCAGGAGGCTCTGGAGTCCGGCGTTCTGGCCGGCTTCCCGGTCGAGGACGTCCGCGTCGAGCTCATCGACGGTTCTTACCATGACGTCGACTCCTCCGAAGCCGCCTTCAAGGTTGCCGGCTCCATGGCCATCAAGGCCGCTCTGCGCAAGGGCCAGCCGGTCATCCTCGAGCCGGTCATGGCTGTCGAGGTCGAGACCCCCGAAGAGTACATCGGCTTCGTCATGGGCGACATCCCGAGCCGCCGTGGCCTGATCCAGGGCCAGGAGCAGCGTGGCAACGCCGTCTGCATCAGCGCCAAGGTTCCGCTGAGCAACATGTTCGGCTACGCCACCGACCTGCGTTCCGGCACTCAGGGCCGTGCTGTGTACACCATGCAGTTCGACTCTTACGAGCCTGTGCCGAAGAGCGTTCAGGAAGAAATCATCAGCAAGGCTGGCGGAAGCGCTTCTTAA
- a CDS encoding universal stress protein: protein MIYNHILVPYDGSDLSQKALFTALDYINMYDPKITVLNVEESDTSKYMFLQAAQASGFGQDPMRTFEEGEVSEELIKDIEQTFGPIDGRFNVVQMTGKPDQVICEYVDSHNVDLIIMGCRGLGAVRAAFGSVSTAVLRGANCPIFIIK, encoded by the coding sequence ATGATTTACAACCATATCCTGGTGCCTTACGACGGTTCGGATCTTTCCCAGAAGGCGCTGTTTACGGCGCTGGATTATATCAACATGTACGATCCGAAGATCACGGTGCTCAACGTCGAGGAATCCGATACGTCCAAATACATGTTCCTGCAGGCTGCGCAGGCCTCGGGCTTCGGCCAGGATCCCATGCGCACCTTTGAAGAGGGCGAGGTCTCCGAAGAGCTCATCAAGGACATCGAGCAGACGTTCGGCCCCATCGACGGTCGCTTCAACGTGGTCCAGATGACCGGCAAACCCGATCAGGTGATCTGCGAATACGTTGACAGCCACAATGTTGACCTCATCATTATGGGCTGCCGCGGCTTGGGCGCCGTCCGCGCTGCGTTCGGCTCCGTCAGCACTGCTGTGCTGCGTGGTGCAAATTGCCCCATCTTCATCATCAAGTAG